Proteins encoded by one window of Paenibacillus sp. DCT19:
- the prli42 gene encoding stressosome-associated protein Prli42 yields MQRKKWFRIIVYIMLIAMVGSTLFIALEPLLFG; encoded by the coding sequence ATGCAAAGAAAAAAATGGTTTCGCATCATTGTCTATATCATGCTAATCGCCATGGTTGGCTCCACCCTATTCATTGCTCTTGAACCATTATTATTCGGTTAA
- the lipB gene encoding lipoyl(octanoyl) transferase LipB, translated as MNKPMDVAYIPMLDYEEAWNRQKAIVQQLDEGVGVEQLLLLQHPPTYTIGSQNHPEHLLLSEEQLREQGISVFQIDRGGDITYHGPGQLVGYPLLVLGRDEDLDLHAYLRRLEQVIIDYLADQGVDAGRKEGYTGVWIGDMKIAAIGVKFNRCKTRRGFVTSHGFAFNVTSGIQHEGFQGIVPCGIEQYGVTSLEDMTGRSYEIEQVAQDIVPYFSRLFSYEMNWISEKEALHRL; from the coding sequence ATGAACAAGCCTATGGATGTGGCATACATACCAATGCTTGATTATGAAGAGGCTTGGAACCGACAAAAAGCGATTGTGCAGCAACTTGATGAAGGCGTGGGAGTGGAGCAGCTACTCTTGCTTCAGCATCCGCCTACCTATACGATTGGTTCTCAAAATCATCCTGAGCATCTGCTTCTAAGTGAAGAGCAATTACGAGAGCAGGGAATTTCCGTGTTTCAAATTGACCGCGGGGGTGATATTACTTATCATGGCCCTGGTCAGCTTGTGGGCTACCCTTTGCTTGTGCTCGGACGAGATGAAGATCTCGATTTACATGCCTATCTACGCAGATTAGAACAGGTCATCATTGATTATTTAGCGGATCAAGGCGTCGATGCAGGGCGCAAAGAAGGGTACACAGGAGTTTGGATTGGGGATATGAAGATTGCTGCGATCGGTGTAAAGTTCAATCGTTGTAAGACGAGGAGAGGTTTTGTAACCAGTCATGGATTTGCTTTTAATGTTACGTCAGGGATTCAGCATGAAGGATTCCAAGGTATTGTCCCTTGCGGCATTGAGCAATATGGGGTGACCTCACTGGAGGATATGACAGGACGGAGCTACGAGATAGAGCAGGTTGCACAAGATATCGTTCCCTATTTCAGCAGGTTGTTCTCCTATGAGATGAATTGGATCTCAGAAAAAGAAGCCCTTCACCGTCTGTAA
- a CDS encoding DUF2627 domain-containing protein, which yields MMNTRLVFARFLAIMILVIPGLMAMKGFLMMKDALFLFYAEHGNEQISPGFQWLSFGGGLVLFAAGMSFLGGWILFRDRKRNYVGPRFRSKSTPEATKTPGGTS from the coding sequence ATGATGAATACAAGGCTTGTCTTTGCGCGATTTTTGGCCATTATGATCCTGGTAATTCCAGGTTTAATGGCGATGAAGGGTTTTCTAATGATGAAAGATGCGCTTTTCCTCTTTTACGCCGAACACGGTAATGAGCAGATCTCACCTGGATTCCAGTGGCTGTCCTTTGGCGGCGGGCTTGTCCTATTTGCAGCAGGTATGAGCTTTCTGGGAGGCTGGATTCTGTTTCGTGACCGCAAGAGAAATTATGTAGGCCCTCGTTTTCGTTCCAAAAGCACACCCGAAGCGACTAAGACGCCCGGAGGGACTTCATAA
- a CDS encoding thiamine pyrophosphate-dependent dehydrogenase E1 component subunit alpha — protein sequence MSSQGTADAVHRHQQLGLSDGEVLDMYKYMLLARKFDERCLLLQRAGKINFHVSGVGQEAAQVGAAFGLDRNNDYYLPYYRDYGFVLAVGMTPRELMLSAFAKAEDPNSGGRQMPGHFGHKKLRIVTGSSPVTTQVPHAVGFALAAKMKKQEFVSFVTFGEGSSNQGDFHEGANFAGVHKLPVIIMCENNQYAISVPVHKQLSGKVSDRALGYGFPGIRVDGNDALEVYAAVKEARRRAIAGEGPTLIEAMMYRLSPHSTSDNDLAYRTKEEVEENWKKDGVPRMKNYLIDCGIWDEARDADLASQLALEMKEATEYADNAPYPKPEDTLTHVYADSEEGGR from the coding sequence ATGAGTTCACAAGGTACTGCAGACGCGGTTCACCGGCATCAACAGCTTGGACTTAGCGATGGAGAAGTATTAGACATGTACAAATATATGCTGCTTGCACGAAAGTTCGACGAGCGTTGCTTGTTGCTTCAGCGGGCCGGCAAAATTAACTTTCACGTATCTGGTGTAGGTCAGGAAGCTGCACAAGTGGGTGCTGCTTTTGGACTCGATCGGAATAACGATTATTATTTACCTTATTATCGCGATTACGGATTCGTACTCGCAGTTGGCATGACTCCACGTGAGTTAATGTTATCTGCCTTTGCCAAAGCAGAGGATCCGAACAGTGGCGGCCGTCAGATGCCAGGTCACTTTGGTCACAAAAAGCTGCGGATTGTTACAGGCTCCAGCCCAGTGACAACGCAGGTTCCACATGCCGTAGGCTTCGCACTTGCAGCCAAAATGAAGAAACAGGAGTTTGTTTCTTTTGTTACCTTTGGCGAAGGGTCAAGTAATCAGGGGGACTTCCATGAGGGAGCCAACTTTGCAGGTGTGCATAAGTTGCCTGTAATTATCATGTGTGAGAATAACCAATATGCCATTTCAGTACCGGTTCACAAGCAGCTTAGTGGTAAAGTATCGGATCGTGCATTGGGTTATGGTTTCCCAGGTATTCGTGTGGATGGGAACGATGCATTAGAAGTATATGCTGCGGTTAAGGAAGCACGTCGCCGTGCAATCGCTGGCGAAGGACCTACACTTATTGAAGCGATGATGTACCGTTTGTCACCACATTCCACTTCTGATAATGATCTGGCTTACCGGACGAAAGAAGAAGTTGAGGAAAACTGGAAAAAAGACGGCGTGCCTCGTATGAAAAACTATTTGATCGATTGCGGCATCTGGGATGAAGCCCGGGATGCGGATCTGGCTTCCCAGCTCGCGCTGGAAATGAAAGAAGCGACTGAATATGCAGACAACGCGCCATATCCGAAACCTGAGGACACTCTGACGCACGTATATGCGGACAGCGAAGAAGGGGGACGGTAA
- a CDS encoding endonuclease Q family protein — protein MTKSQHDERNPWEPCYADLHIHIGRTSRGEAVKISGSRDLTFENIAREASDRKGIQLLGVIDCHSPVVQMDIEQLLEDGTMSELEGGGIAYQDTTILLGTEIELREPGMREYHLLAYFRDLASMKSFTAFMQRYMKNVNLSSQRVYVPTLEIQSEIKARGGLIVPAHAFTPHKGIYGSTAPRMADVLDTSLVDAVELGLSSDSTMASYIRELDHVPFLTNSDAHSLGKIGREYNELALATPSFDEFRMALQNEGGRGITANYGLNPRLGKYHRTYCSACGRILDEQALSAERCPHCGSTKLVQGVLDRILAIADRANPELPDNRPAYHYQVPLEFIPGLGKAKLRQLLERFGTEMNVLHRTSEAELATVVGPVMAAMIVAARNGQLALSSGGGGTYGKVAGKDGADH, from the coding sequence ATGACCAAGTCTCAGCACGACGAACGTAATCCATGGGAACCATGTTATGCAGACCTGCACATTCATATTGGGCGAACCTCCCGTGGTGAAGCTGTAAAGATTAGTGGAAGTCGGGATCTGACGTTTGAGAACATCGCTCGTGAGGCATCAGATCGCAAAGGTATCCAGTTACTTGGTGTTATTGATTGTCATTCGCCTGTTGTGCAGATGGATATTGAGCAGTTACTGGAGGACGGCACAATGTCTGAGCTGGAAGGTGGAGGGATCGCTTATCAGGACACCACTATTTTGCTCGGCACAGAGATTGAACTGCGGGAGCCAGGCATGCGGGAGTATCATTTGCTTGCTTATTTTCGAGATTTAGCGTCGATGAAGTCGTTTACTGCTTTTATGCAGCGTTATATGAAAAATGTGAATTTAAGTTCACAGCGTGTATACGTGCCAACACTTGAGATCCAGTCGGAAATTAAGGCTCGTGGAGGACTTATTGTGCCAGCCCATGCATTTACCCCGCATAAAGGTATCTATGGCAGTACAGCTCCACGGATGGCTGATGTGCTCGATACGAGCCTGGTTGATGCCGTGGAACTTGGATTAAGCTCAGACTCAACAATGGCAAGTTATATTCGGGAGCTGGATCACGTTCCTTTTTTGACGAACTCAGATGCTCATTCGCTAGGTAAGATTGGTAGAGAGTATAATGAGTTAGCTCTGGCGACTCCTTCTTTTGACGAATTTCGTATGGCATTGCAAAACGAGGGTGGAAGAGGCATAACAGCTAACTATGGATTGAACCCTAGGCTTGGCAAGTATCATCGAACGTATTGTTCGGCATGTGGTCGTATATTGGACGAGCAGGCATTATCGGCAGAACGTTGTCCGCATTGTGGTAGTACAAAGCTTGTTCAGGGCGTGCTTGACCGGATTCTGGCGATAGCTGATCGAGCGAATCCTGAATTGCCTGACAACAGACCTGCCTATCATTATCAGGTGCCATTAGAGTTTATTCCGGGTCTTGGAAAGGCGAAGTTGCGTCAATTGCTTGAACGATTTGGTACAGAGATGAATGTGTTGCACCGTACGAGCGAAGCCGAACTTGCCACTGTTGTTGGCCCTGTGATGGCGGCTATGATCGTTGCGGCAAGGAATGGGCAGTTAGCCCTGTCCTCTGGTGGCGGTGGAACTTATGGTAAAGTTGCCGGGAAAGACGGTGCAGATCACTAA
- a CDS encoding M20/M25/M40 family metallo-hydrolase has translation MINQKRVVDHFMELVQIDSETKNEQNISKVLKEQFAALGLSVYEDNTMEKTGHGAGNLVVTWEAEGTEGVTPMFFTCHMDTVTPGQGIKPELGEDGWIRSDGTTILGADDKAGIAALFEAIRAIQENKVPHGKIQFVITVGEESGLVGARAMNPDDIQAEFGYALDSNGAVGTICVAAPARAEIQMSIYGKSAHAGVNPEDGISAIQVAAKAIAAMKLGRIDDETTANIGKFQGGSALNVVCDFVQIEAEARSIVQEKVELQVSQMREALETTCRKYGATAEFRSEILYPAFGFHDEHEVVQLAQRAIRSVGLETSTFPSGGGSDANIFNGFNIPTANLAVGYEDIHTTKERIRAQDIAKLSEIVVAIIKETASTSTK, from the coding sequence ATGATTAATCAAAAGCGTGTTGTAGATCATTTTATGGAACTTGTACAGATTGATAGTGAAACTAAGAACGAACAGAACATCTCAAAGGTGTTAAAAGAACAGTTCGCAGCTCTTGGTCTCAGCGTATATGAGGACAATACAATGGAGAAAACAGGGCATGGTGCCGGTAATCTCGTTGTTACATGGGAAGCAGAAGGCACTGAAGGGGTAACCCCGATGTTTTTCACTTGCCATATGGATACTGTCACACCTGGGCAAGGAATAAAGCCTGAATTGGGTGAAGATGGCTGGATTCGCAGTGATGGAACAACGATTCTGGGTGCAGACGATAAGGCTGGCATTGCTGCACTGTTTGAAGCGATCCGTGCGATTCAGGAGAACAAAGTGCCGCATGGCAAAATCCAGTTTGTCATTACAGTTGGCGAGGAGTCGGGACTTGTTGGAGCTCGGGCGATGAATCCTGATGATATCCAAGCAGAGTTCGGATACGCGCTCGATTCCAATGGAGCAGTAGGTACGATCTGTGTTGCTGCGCCGGCACGCGCCGAGATTCAGATGAGCATTTATGGTAAGTCTGCACACGCTGGTGTGAATCCAGAAGACGGTATTAGTGCGATTCAGGTAGCTGCCAAAGCGATTGCTGCAATGAAGCTTGGACGTATTGATGATGAAACAACTGCCAATATCGGGAAATTCCAAGGCGGTTCTGCCTTGAATGTGGTATGTGATTTTGTTCAGATTGAAGCAGAAGCACGCAGTATTGTTCAGGAAAAAGTGGAACTGCAAGTTTCCCAGATGCGTGAAGCGCTGGAAACAACTTGTCGCAAATACGGAGCAACGGCTGAATTCCGCAGTGAGATTCTGTATCCTGCATTTGGATTCCACGATGAACATGAGGTGGTTCAGCTTGCACAGCGTGCCATTCGCAGCGTAGGTCTTGAGACAAGCACGTTCCCGTCTGGTGGTGGCAGCGATGCTAACATTTTCAACGGTTTCAATATTCCTACAGCGAATCTCGCCGTTGGATATGAGGATATTCATACAACCAAAGAGCGCATTCGTGCGCAGGATATCGCCAAATTGTCCGAAATTGTTGTTGCTATTATTAAGGAGACAGCATCGACGAGTACGAAGTAG
- the lpdA gene encoding dihydrolipoyl dehydrogenase: MPITCDVAILGGGTGGYVAAIRAAQLGKQVVIIEKDKLGGTCLHRGCIPSKALLRSAEVYAEIQESETYGIETTGATLVFPKVQARKDAIVEQLHQGVQYLMKKNKIQVVHAKGRVIGPSIFSPQSGAVAVEFEDGEMDTVVPTNLIIATGSRPRVLPGLEPDGQYIMSSDEALRMDELPASLIIVGGGVIGLEWASMLNDFGVEVTVVEAAEHVLPAEDEDVAKEMQRLLGKRGVRFLTGSKILTETYSAQKNGIQIEVELGNNKQETLTAEKMLVSVGRQANVENIGLENTDIKLERGFIAVNKHLQTGEGHIYAIGDCIGGLQLAHAASHEGILAVNHIAGEQVHAVESHRIPRCVYTRPEAASIGFTETEAKERGYEVKTGKFPFQAIGKSLVQGSRDGFVKVIADSKTNDILGVHMIGTHVTELIAEASLAQMLDATPWEVGQTIHPHPTLSEIMGEAMLAVDGKAIGM, from the coding sequence ATGCCTATTACATGTGATGTTGCTATTCTTGGAGGAGGAACCGGGGGATATGTTGCGGCCATTCGTGCAGCCCAGCTCGGTAAGCAAGTGGTCATTATTGAAAAGGACAAGCTCGGAGGAACCTGCCTGCATCGTGGCTGTATTCCAAGCAAAGCGTTACTTAGAAGTGCGGAAGTATACGCTGAGATTCAAGAGAGCGAAACCTATGGTATAGAAACGACTGGCGCAACGCTTGTATTCCCAAAAGTGCAGGCACGGAAAGATGCCATTGTTGAGCAGTTACACCAAGGTGTCCAGTATCTAATGAAGAAAAATAAAATTCAGGTTGTACACGCCAAAGGGCGCGTGATTGGACCATCCATTTTCTCCCCGCAAAGTGGAGCCGTTGCTGTCGAGTTTGAAGACGGTGAGATGGACACCGTGGTGCCGACAAACCTAATTATTGCTACAGGTTCCCGTCCACGTGTACTGCCTGGTCTAGAGCCAGATGGTCAATACATTATGAGTAGTGACGAAGCACTGCGGATGGATGAGCTTCCTGCTTCCCTCATTATTGTAGGTGGAGGCGTCATCGGACTGGAATGGGCTTCGATGCTGAATGACTTTGGTGTTGAAGTCACAGTAGTGGAAGCAGCGGAACATGTACTTCCAGCAGAGGATGAAGATGTGGCGAAGGAAATGCAACGATTGCTTGGCAAACGTGGTGTTCGTTTCCTCACAGGCAGCAAGATTTTGACTGAAACCTATAGCGCGCAGAAGAATGGAATCCAGATCGAGGTTGAGCTCGGAAATAACAAGCAGGAGACGTTAACAGCGGAGAAAATGCTTGTATCGGTAGGAAGACAGGCAAACGTTGAGAATATTGGACTGGAGAACACAGATATCAAATTAGAGCGAGGATTCATTGCGGTGAACAAGCATCTACAGACCGGTGAAGGACATATCTATGCGATTGGTGATTGTATTGGTGGATTGCAACTGGCTCATGCCGCAAGTCATGAAGGCATTCTCGCTGTGAATCATATTGCGGGTGAGCAGGTTCACGCGGTAGAATCGCACCGGATCCCACGCTGTGTCTACACACGTCCTGAAGCAGCAAGCATCGGATTTACGGAGACCGAGGCGAAAGAGCGTGGATATGAAGTGAAGACAGGTAAGTTCCCATTCCAAGCGATCGGTAAATCACTCGTACAAGGTAGCCGGGATGGCTTCGTGAAGGTCATTGCTGACTCCAAGACGAATGATATATTGGGTGTACATATGATTGGAACCCATGTAACGGAGCTTATTGCCGAGGCTTCGTTGGCACAAATGCTTGATGCTACACCATGGGAAGTTGGACAGACCATCCACCCACATCCAACGTTGTCGGAGATTATGGGTGAAGCGATGCTGGCGGTAGACGGAAAAGCAATTGGCATGTAA
- a CDS encoding NUDIX hydrolase, producing the protein MNPTHPNNQSHPANPKLDEETVSTQPIFEGKVITLQVDTVKLPNGQKATREIVRHPGAVAVLALNGDRMLVVDQYRQAMGRTEVEIPAGKLDPGEEPEVAAARELREETGYVAKSLRLVRSFYTSPGFADEIIHLYIAEELEAGDMALDEDEFLEVSEITLEEAYALMDQNRISDAKTMLAVYAWDLYRTTGRL; encoded by the coding sequence ATGAATCCTACGCATCCTAACAACCAATCACATCCAGCCAATCCGAAATTAGACGAAGAGACGGTATCAACACAACCCATCTTTGAGGGGAAAGTAATTACACTTCAGGTTGACACGGTGAAGCTGCCCAATGGACAGAAGGCTACCCGAGAGATTGTGCGTCACCCTGGAGCTGTAGCAGTGCTTGCATTGAATGGTGATCGGATGTTGGTCGTGGATCAATACCGTCAAGCTATGGGGCGAACCGAAGTGGAGATTCCAGCAGGCAAGCTTGATCCAGGAGAAGAGCCAGAAGTGGCAGCGGCGCGTGAATTACGTGAAGAGACAGGGTATGTGGCTAAGTCACTTCGTCTTGTACGTTCTTTCTACACATCGCCTGGATTCGCAGATGAGATCATTCACTTATATATTGCTGAAGAATTGGAAGCCGGAGATATGGCTCTGGATGAGGATGAGTTTCTAGAGGTGAGTGAAATCACGCTGGAAGAGGCTTACGCTTTAATGGATCAAAATCGGATTAGTGATGCCAAAACGATGTTAGCGGTGTACGCATGGGATCTGTACAGAACAACGGGACGACTGTAA
- a CDS encoding potassium channel family protein, translating into MISFLLTLKRLLKGIFHAFKDSQFIALFALTLATLLSGTIFYSRVEGLHWIDALYFCAVTLTTVGHPEFVPSTGFSKAFTVIYMFAGIGLTFAMIAKITAGILFPRKKKTEENPE; encoded by the coding sequence ATGATATCTTTTTTACTTACACTCAAACGGCTGCTGAAAGGAATTTTCCACGCCTTTAAAGATTCGCAGTTTATCGCTCTATTCGCACTAACGTTGGCCACTCTACTATCCGGCACTATATTCTACAGTCGTGTAGAAGGCTTACACTGGATCGATGCACTCTATTTCTGCGCCGTAACTTTAACAACGGTAGGCCATCCTGAATTTGTGCCATCCACAGGGTTCAGTAAAGCGTTCACCGTGATCTACATGTTTGCAGGCATTGGCCTTACCTTCGCCATGATTGCCAAAATTACAGCAGGTATTCTGTTCCCTCGTAAAAAGAAGACAGAAGAGAACCCGGAGTAG
- a CDS encoding thymidine kinase — protein MPTGRITVITGPMFSEKSGELIRRCQKLSQFGRKKVVAYKPAEDDRFAQDEIVSRIGYRLTAHSIPRQLTNELVETIIAQTKDADVVAFDEVQFFSSAIMELVSELAYCGKHVIVDGLNMDYRGKEFGYIGGLLAMADDIEKLSAFCAVCGSPDAAFTQRIVNGEPVTLGPVVMIGDSEAYEPRCRSCFIPPHKVEC, from the coding sequence GTGCCAACAGGACGTATAACCGTTATTACTGGACCTATGTTTAGTGAAAAATCAGGGGAGCTTATTCGCCGCTGCCAAAAGTTAAGCCAATTTGGACGTAAAAAGGTGGTTGCCTACAAACCCGCCGAAGATGATCGCTTTGCCCAAGATGAAATTGTTAGCCGGATCGGCTATCGATTGACCGCACACTCCATTCCTCGTCAATTGACGAACGAGCTGGTGGAGACGATTATAGCTCAAACGAAAGATGCAGATGTTGTTGCATTTGATGAAGTTCAATTTTTCAGTAGTGCCATTATGGAGCTTGTCTCAGAACTCGCTTATTGCGGTAAACATGTCATCGTAGATGGACTTAACATGGATTACCGCGGCAAAGAGTTTGGATACATCGGCGGTCTACTTGCCATGGCTGATGATATCGAGAAGCTCTCTGCATTCTGCGCAGTATGTGGAAGCCCAGATGCTGCTTTTACGCAACGAATTGTAAATGGAGAGCCTGTAACCCTTGGCCCCGTGGTCATGATTGGGGACTCGGAAGCCTATGAGCCACGTTGCCGGAGCTGCTTCATCCCACCACACAAGGTGGAGTGTTAG
- a CDS encoding alpha-ketoacid dehydrogenase subunit beta: MAVMEYIDAIRLAMKEEMERDENVFVLGEDVGVKGGVFTTTKGLQEQFGDMRVMDTPLSESAIAGVAIGAAMYGMKPIAEMQYSDFMLPATNQIISEAAKIRYRSNNDWSCPIVIRAPIGGGIFGGLYHSQCPESIFFGTPGLKIVAPYSAYDAKGLLKAAVRDPDPVLFFENKKCYKLIKEDVPEDDYIVPIGKANVLREGADITVIGYSQPLHFVMQAAEELEREEGITAHVLDLRTLQPLDREAIIASARLTGKVLIVHEDNKTGGVGAEVAAIISEECLFDLDAPIQRLCGPDVPAMPISPTLEKFYMLSKDKAKEAMRTLAEY; the protein is encoded by the coding sequence ATGGCGGTTATGGAATATATTGATGCAATCCGTCTGGCGATGAAGGAAGAGATGGAGCGAGACGAGAATGTATTTGTGCTCGGTGAAGACGTCGGAGTCAAGGGCGGCGTGTTCACAACGACCAAAGGACTGCAAGAGCAGTTTGGCGACATGCGTGTTATGGATACACCGTTGTCCGAGTCGGCAATTGCGGGTGTAGCTATTGGTGCGGCAATGTATGGTATGAAACCAATTGCTGAGATGCAGTATTCGGATTTCATGTTGCCGGCAACGAACCAGATCATCAGCGAAGCAGCCAAAATCCGCTATCGCTCTAACAATGACTGGAGTTGTCCTATTGTCATCCGCGCACCAATCGGCGGCGGTATTTTTGGTGGACTGTATCACTCCCAGTGTCCAGAATCAATCTTTTTTGGTACACCAGGATTGAAGATTGTAGCTCCTTATTCGGCATATGATGCCAAAGGGCTACTCAAGGCGGCTGTTCGTGATCCAGATCCAGTACTCTTTTTTGAGAACAAAAAATGTTACAAACTGATTAAGGAAGATGTACCAGAGGATGATTACATCGTTCCGATCGGCAAAGCCAACGTGCTTCGCGAAGGTGCGGATATTACGGTGATTGGATACAGTCAACCATTGCACTTTGTTATGCAGGCTGCAGAAGAACTCGAGCGCGAAGAAGGAATTACAGCCCACGTTCTTGACTTGCGTACACTACAACCGCTTGATCGTGAAGCTATTATTGCATCCGCAAGATTGACGGGCAAAGTGCTGATTGTACACGAAGATAACAAAACAGGCGGCGTCGGTGCCGAAGTTGCTGCCATTATTAGCGAAGAATGCCTGTTCGATCTGGATGCGCCGATTCAGCGCTTGTGCGGTCCAGATGTGCCAGCTATGCCAATTAGCCCTACCTTGGAGAAGTTTTATATGCTGAGCAAGGATAAAGCTAAGGAAGCAATGCGCACACTTGCCGAGTATTAA
- a CDS encoding dihydrolipoamide acetyltransferase family protein — protein sequence MSMKWIEVIMPQLAESLVSATIAKWLKKPGDQVEQYEPICEVITDKVNAEIPSTVDGIMGDLLAEEGTTIAVGEVICRMQVEASEQEVAVQETQASQELHQEPVRAQQASVQSTVTNAGGSIVHDPNQPMRNRFSPAVQTLAAEHGLNLQSIQGTGAGGRITRKDVLAVIAQGGQGAVSTQAAPSTGQNASVGGSAASPSPFSGLNRNDAQVSNSASGAAVPAADAGIPVRHSGIHLTESPKIPQIEVEGGGQGRSEYFIDVTPVRNAIARNMRQSVSEIPHAWTMIEVDVTNLVMLRNKLKDEFKRKEGINLTYLSFMMKGVVNAIKDYPIMNSVWAVDKIIVKRDINLSMAVGTEDSVLTPVIKHADQRNIAGLAREIDDLARKTREGTLKLDHMQGGTFTVNNTGSFGSILSQPIINYPQAAILTFESIVKKPVVINDMIAVRSMANLCLSLDHRILDGVISGRFLQRVKENLEGYNMETKVY from the coding sequence ATGAGTATGAAATGGATCGAGGTCATTATGCCGCAACTGGCGGAATCGCTGGTCTCTGCTACCATAGCGAAATGGTTGAAAAAACCAGGCGATCAAGTGGAGCAGTACGAGCCGATCTGTGAAGTCATTACGGATAAAGTTAATGCTGAGATTCCATCGACTGTTGATGGCATTATGGGCGATCTTCTCGCAGAGGAAGGCACAACTATTGCTGTAGGCGAAGTGATTTGCCGTATGCAAGTTGAAGCATCTGAACAAGAAGTGGCTGTACAAGAGACGCAGGCTTCGCAGGAGCTACATCAAGAGCCGGTTCGTGCACAGCAAGCTTCGGTTCAGTCCACGGTTACCAATGCTGGCGGTTCAATCGTACATGATCCGAATCAGCCGATGCGTAATCGGTTTTCCCCGGCAGTACAGACACTGGCAGCGGAACACGGCTTGAATTTACAGAGCATCCAAGGTACAGGTGCGGGTGGACGTATTACACGTAAAGACGTACTTGCAGTCATTGCACAAGGTGGACAAGGAGCGGTATCTACGCAGGCTGCACCATCGACTGGGCAGAATGCTTCTGTTGGAGGATCAGCTGCTTCGCCGTCACCGTTTAGTGGCCTGAATCGGAATGATGCACAAGTTTCTAATTCTGCTTCAGGTGCTGCTGTTCCGGCTGCTGATGCTGGTATTCCAGTCAGACATTCGGGCATTCATCTGACCGAGAGTCCCAAAATTCCGCAAATTGAAGTGGAAGGCGGCGGACAGGGAAGATCAGAATACTTTATTGATGTTACCCCTGTACGTAATGCGATCGCTCGTAATATGCGGCAAAGTGTATCCGAAATTCCTCACGCTTGGACCATGATTGAGGTAGACGTTACTAATCTGGTTATGCTTCGCAACAAACTCAAGGATGAGTTCAAGCGCAAAGAAGGCATCAACTTGACGTACTTATCATTTATGATGAAAGGTGTCGTTAATGCAATTAAAGACTACCCAATTATGAACTCTGTATGGGCTGTCGATAAAATTATTGTGAAACGCGATATCAACCTGTCCATGGCTGTAGGCACAGAAGATTCCGTCTTGACGCCTGTAATTAAACATGCAGATCAGCGTAATATCGCAGGTCTAGCTCGTGAGATTGATGACTTGGCACGGAAAACCCGTGAAGGAACGTTGAAGCTTGATCATATGCAAGGTGGAACATTCACGGTGAACAATACCGGTTCGTTTGGTTCAATCCTGTCTCAACCGATTATCAATTATCCACAAGCGGCTATTCTGACATTTGAATCTATTGTCAAAAAACCAGTCGTGATTAACGATATGATTGCAGTTCGCTCCATGGCGAATCTATGTCTATCCCTGGATCATCGTATTCTGGATGGCGTAATCAGCGGTCGTTTCTTGCAACGGGTCAAAGAGAATCTCGAAGGTTATAACATGGAGACCAAAGTTTATTAA